The following proteins come from a genomic window of Aquimarina sp. MAR_2010_214:
- the glyA gene encoding serine hydroxymethyltransferase: protein MVQDIQDNEIKNLITEETERQEHGIELIASENFTSKQVMAAMGSSLTNKYAEGLPGKRYYGGCEVVDKVETLAIDRAAKLFGAEWVNVQPHSGAQANAAVMLGCLNPGDKILGFDLSHGGHLTHGSPVNFSGKLYQPSFYGVEQETGLINWDTVAETAEREKPKLIVCGASAYSRDWDYERLRAIADQTGALLLADISHPAGLIAKGLLNDPIKHCHIVTTTTHKTLRGPRGGMIMMGQDFENPWGYATKKGVIKMMSNVLDMAVFPGTQGGPLEHVIAAKAVAFGEALTDDYKIYVEQVAKNAKAMCAALIERGYDIISNGTDNHMALIDLRSKDITGKLAENTLIKADITINKNMVPFDDKSPFVTSGMRLGTSAITTRGMKENDMYTMVSFIDEVLSNHDNDAKISSIKTEVNNWMKKFPLYK, encoded by the coding sequence ATGGTACAAGATATTCAGGACAATGAGATAAAAAACCTTATCACAGAAGAAACAGAACGTCAAGAACATGGAATAGAACTAATTGCCTCAGAAAACTTTACATCTAAGCAGGTTATGGCGGCCATGGGTTCTTCTCTAACTAATAAATATGCAGAAGGGCTTCCTGGAAAAAGATATTATGGTGGTTGTGAAGTAGTCGATAAGGTAGAAACACTTGCCATAGATAGAGCTGCAAAACTCTTTGGAGCAGAATGGGTAAATGTACAACCGCATTCTGGAGCACAAGCAAATGCAGCTGTAATGCTAGGCTGTCTTAATCCAGGTGATAAAATACTAGGTTTTGACCTATCACATGGAGGTCATCTTACTCATGGATCACCGGTTAATTTTTCTGGTAAACTTTATCAACCAAGTTTCTATGGCGTAGAACAAGAAACAGGTCTTATCAATTGGGATACCGTTGCAGAAACAGCAGAAAGAGAAAAGCCCAAATTGATTGTTTGTGGAGCATCTGCCTATAGTCGTGATTGGGATTACGAAAGATTAAGAGCTATTGCAGATCAGACAGGAGCTTTATTATTGGCAGATATCTCTCATCCGGCAGGATTAATTGCTAAAGGTTTACTAAATGATCCTATAAAACATTGTCATATTGTAACGACCACAACACACAAAACATTGAGAGGCCCAAGAGGAGGAATGATTATGATGGGGCAAGATTTTGAAAACCCATGGGGTTATGCTACCAAAAAAGGAGTAATCAAAATGATGTCTAATGTTTTAGATATGGCTGTTTTTCCTGGAACTCAAGGAGGGCCATTAGAGCACGTAATTGCAGCAAAGGCAGTTGCATTTGGCGAAGCACTTACAGATGACTATAAAATATATGTAGAACAAGTAGCAAAAAATGCCAAAGCAATGTGTGCTGCCTTAATAGAAAGAGGGTATGATATTATCTCTAACGGAACCGATAATCATATGGCTCTTATTGATCTGCGATCAAAAGACATCACAGGAAAATTAGCAGAAAACACATTGATAAAAGCAGATATTACAATTAATAAAAACATGGTGCCTTTTGATGATAAATCACCATTTGTAACATCTGGTATGCGATTAGGAACATCAGCTATTACTACCAGAGGAATGAAAGAAAATGATATGTATACCATGGTTAGCTTTATAGATGAAGTATTATCAAACCATGATAATGATGCTAAGATTTCATCTATCAAAACAGAAGTAAATAACTGGATGAAAAAATTTCCATTGTATAAATAA
- a CDS encoding AraC family transcriptional regulator, with translation MHDKNKHNNVQHFINNALDNLELFKGSFTSHQFKPHFHESYTIIFMDYGIGDYSNDSSNFILSTGSILVFNPYEVHTGKPVNNSPWNFLTMYVPIGIMKKAMDTLSLPTELPIFKENIINNKVLFKRGKAVFPNLIHNQHNPKSECLLMDFLKELIQRYAYTEINNEPISEKLIVARQIKEYLHDHYLDEVSTHDLSNLTGISEYGLIKSFKKQYQLPPHQYLVNLRIEKAKKLLTERLSATEVAYQSGFFDQSHFTRHFKKIIGITPKQFANKVIT, from the coding sequence ATGCATGACAAAAATAAACATAATAATGTTCAGCATTTTATAAATAATGCTCTCGACAATCTGGAGTTATTTAAAGGATCATTTACATCTCATCAATTTAAACCTCATTTTCATGAAAGTTATACTATAATTTTTATGGATTATGGAATTGGTGATTATTCTAACGATTCTTCTAATTTCATTTTATCAACTGGTTCAATCCTTGTTTTCAATCCTTATGAAGTACACACAGGAAAGCCAGTAAATAATTCTCCATGGAATTTTCTTACCATGTATGTTCCTATTGGAATCATGAAAAAAGCTATGGATACTCTGAGTCTGCCTACAGAATTACCCATATTTAAAGAAAATATTATAAATAATAAAGTATTATTTAAAAGAGGGAAAGCTGTATTTCCTAATCTAATACACAATCAACATAATCCAAAGTCCGAATGTTTACTCATGGACTTTCTTAAAGAGCTTATTCAAAGGTATGCTTATACTGAAATAAATAATGAACCTATTTCAGAAAAACTTATTGTTGCACGGCAAATCAAAGAATATTTACACGATCATTATCTAGATGAAGTTTCGACACATGATCTTTCTAACTTGACAGGTATTTCAGAATACGGATTGATCAAGTCTTTTAAAAAACAATATCAGCTACCTCCACATCAATATTTAGTGAATCTCAGAATAGAAAAAGCCAAAAAACTGCTAACAGAAAGATTATCAGCAACAGAAGTCGCCTACCAGTCTGGTTTTTTTGACCAAAGTCATTTTACCCGGCATTTTAAAAAAATAATTGGTATTACCCCTAAACAATTTGCCAATAAGGTAATTACCTAA
- a CDS encoding NifU family protein, translating into MEKNFEIKIEATSNPGIVKFEANYFLTQHTSYEFENIDQAKNAPLAQQLFYLPFVKRVFIAQNFVAIDKYDIVEWSDVQEEVAQQIKDYLNSGQPIVIETAAETTKKVPITIYAESTPNPAVLKFVANKKLVTSGHEFKNIDDAGEAPLAQELFHFPFVKEVYIDENYISIGKYDMADWNDITAEVRDFIRNYLEQGKEVLTANAVVTKEEVEKQSDLDFENLDDVSKDIVNIIEEYIKPAVASDGGNILFDSYDPESKGVKVVLQGACSGCPSSTFTLKNGIENMLKEMLKDKVEYVEAING; encoded by the coding sequence ATGGAAAAGAATTTTGAAATAAAAATAGAAGCTACTTCAAATCCGGGTATTGTTAAGTTTGAAGCCAATTACTTTCTAACACAGCATACCAGTTATGAGTTTGAAAATATCGATCAAGCCAAAAATGCTCCTCTTGCCCAACAATTGTTTTATTTACCATTTGTAAAAAGGGTATTTATTGCACAAAATTTTGTTGCTATAGATAAGTATGATATTGTAGAATGGTCTGACGTACAAGAAGAAGTTGCACAGCAAATCAAAGATTATCTCAATAGTGGTCAACCTATTGTTATTGAAACTGCAGCTGAAACCACAAAAAAAGTTCCCATTACTATCTATGCAGAGAGCACACCTAATCCTGCTGTGTTAAAATTTGTAGCTAATAAAAAATTAGTCACTTCGGGGCATGAATTTAAAAATATTGATGATGCCGGTGAAGCTCCCTTGGCGCAAGAGCTATTTCATTTTCCATTTGTTAAAGAAGTATACATTGATGAAAATTATATTTCTATAGGTAAATATGATATGGCAGACTGGAATGATATTACTGCAGAAGTCAGAGATTTTATACGCAATTATCTGGAGCAGGGCAAAGAAGTTTTAACCGCCAATGCAGTTGTGACAAAAGAGGAGGTAGAAAAACAGTCTGATTTGGATTTTGAAAACCTGGATGATGTCTCAAAAGATATTGTAAATATTATTGAAGAATATATAAAACCAGCTGTAGCCAGTGACGGAGGCAACATATTATTTGATTCTTATGACCCCGAGAGCAAAGGTGTAAAGGTTGTATTACAAGGTGCTTGCAGTGGATGCCCTTCTTCTACTTTTACATTAAAAAACGGAATCGAAAACATGCTAAAAGAGATGTTAAAAGATAAAGTAGAATATGTAGAGGCCATTAATGGTTAA
- a CDS encoding type IX secretion system membrane protein PorP/SprF yields the protein MNLKTFYVIVLVLVSPFVFSQEGIPVYSDYLSDNLYLIHPAMAGASNANKIRLTARKQWFDVDNAPNLQTLNINFRAGEKSGLGGIVYRDENGRFSQTGMYLTYAYHLLFSRDRTDLNMLSFGLSAGLIQSNVDLRGLDDPFDPDPVILDRVQKDVYYNVDVGLSYHFLEWYAHVTVKNILPTVRDIFDNDTPIRESNNQRRYIFSLGYLFGIGSTPWSLEPSIMYQATDETQESTIDANLKVYRDLGSSTLWGGISYRRSLDGAEFSQDGTSVESQQLQYITPFLGINYGKWMAGYTYSHQSNSVVLSNGGFHQITLGYDFGKRKERWNCNCPAVNSKN from the coding sequence ATGAACTTAAAAACATTCTATGTAATAGTATTAGTACTAGTATCCCCATTTGTCTTTTCGCAAGAAGGTATTCCTGTGTATTCTGATTATCTTTCTGATAACTTGTATTTGATACATCCTGCAATGGCTGGTGCATCAAATGCTAATAAAATTAGGCTTACTGCACGGAAACAATGGTTTGATGTTGATAATGCACCTAATTTACAAACGTTAAATATTAATTTTAGAGCTGGAGAGAAATCTGGTTTAGGAGGAATTGTATATAGAGATGAAAATGGTAGATTTTCTCAGACAGGAATGTATTTAACATATGCGTATCATCTCTTGTTTTCTAGGGATAGAACAGATTTAAATATGTTATCTTTTGGTCTAAGTGCTGGTCTAATACAATCTAATGTAGATTTAAGAGGGCTTGATGATCCTTTTGATCCAGATCCTGTAATTCTTGATAGAGTACAAAAAGATGTATATTATAACGTAGATGTAGGATTATCCTATCATTTTTTAGAGTGGTATGCTCATGTTACGGTTAAAAATATATTACCAACTGTTCGTGATATTTTTGATAATGATACACCAATACGAGAATCTAATAATCAACGTAGATATATATTTTCTTTAGGATATTTGTTTGGTATTGGCTCAACTCCTTGGAGTTTAGAGCCATCCATTATGTATCAAGCTACAGATGAAACTCAAGAAAGTACGATTGATGCTAACTTAAAAGTGTACCGAGATCTTGGTTCGAGTACGTTATGGGGAGGAATATCTTACAGACGTAGCCTTGACGGAGCAGAATTTTCTCAGGATGGTACTTCGGTAGAGAGTCAACAATTGCAATATATAACTCCATTTTTGGGAATTAATTATGGAAAATGGATGGCTGGGTATACCTATAGTCATCAATCAAATTCGGTAGTACTTAGTAATGGAGGTTTTCACCAAATTACTCTAGGTTACGATTTTGGAAAACGTAAAGAAAGATGGAATTGTAATTGTCCCGCTGTTAATTCAAAAAATTAA
- a CDS encoding rhodanese-like domain-containing protein, with protein sequence MKTVIKIIILILIPISMQAQQQKKLSKSNVDYDSFLEISEEILEYRKERLIPLETFLKYMTDENTILLDTRSESAYIQKHLKGATHINFSDFTEGKLAKKIPSKETRILIYCNNNIDGDSINFASKMAPLALNIPTFINLYGYGYKNIYELSSLVPIKDQRLQFDGTFTK encoded by the coding sequence ATGAAAACAGTTATTAAAATAATCATACTAATTCTTATACCCATATCCATGCAGGCACAGCAACAAAAGAAATTATCAAAATCAAATGTTGATTATGATTCTTTCCTGGAAATATCTGAAGAAATTTTAGAATACAGAAAAGAGCGATTGATTCCACTAGAAACTTTTCTAAAGTATATGACAGATGAGAACACCATTTTATTAGATACTCGCTCTGAAAGTGCATATATACAAAAACACCTTAAAGGAGCTACTCACATCAATTTTTCTGATTTTACAGAAGGCAAACTAGCAAAAAAAATACCTTCTAAAGAAACTCGTATTTTGATTTACTGCAATAACAATATTGATGGTGATTCTATTAATTTTGCTTCCAAAATGGCTCCTCTCGCATTAAATATCCCGACATTCATAAACCTCTATGGATATGGGTATAAGAATATATATGAATTATCTTCTTTGGTTCCTATAAAGGACCAAAGACTACAATTTGATGGTACCTTTACCAAATAA
- a CDS encoding VWA domain-containing protein, translating to MKTFFTWSMLCLLVTISCNANNKPNSDQAFQKEKNHLIQTTKTDPNTRNIQVALLLDTSNSMDGLIDQAKAQLWEIVNELSYAKCGNNKIKLEIALYEYGNDGLPSQEGFIRQVLPFSDDLDEISKELFSLTTNGGNEYCGKVINTSINQLGWKKNDDHLKLIFIAGNEPFTQGPVDYKDAATDALEKDITINTIFCGNYRQGIETMWKHGADITTGEYSAIDHNRETVHIATPYDDIILKLNHKLNGTYIYYGRQGAQKRQLQAEQDSNAKSYSSANAVSRTVSKSSGFYKNKSWDLIDAAEDEAFEVEKVAKDQLPKELKGKSKAELKQYIAEKGTARKEIQQKIKELNKKRVLYIKDNSKKDDTNLEAALLNAIKKQGRKKSFSWEE from the coding sequence ATGAAGACATTTTTTACATGGAGTATGTTATGTTTACTTGTTACTATTTCTTGTAACGCAAATAACAAACCGAACTCTGATCAAGCATTTCAAAAAGAAAAAAACCACCTGATACAGACTACTAAAACTGATCCTAATACACGTAATATACAAGTAGCTTTATTATTAGACACTAGTAATAGTATGGATGGCCTTATTGACCAGGCTAAGGCTCAACTGTGGGAAATCGTAAACGAACTTTCGTATGCTAAATGTGGGAATAACAAAATAAAACTAGAAATAGCACTATATGAATATGGTAATGATGGTTTACCATCTCAAGAAGGGTTTATTAGACAGGTATTACCATTCTCTGATGATTTAGATGAGATATCAAAAGAACTTTTTTCGCTTACTACCAATGGAGGAAATGAATATTGTGGTAAGGTAATCAACACCTCTATTAATCAATTAGGGTGGAAAAAAAATGATGATCACTTAAAACTAATCTTCATAGCTGGTAACGAACCCTTTACTCAAGGACCTGTAGATTATAAAGATGCAGCAACAGACGCATTAGAAAAAGATATTACTATCAATACCATTTTTTGTGGTAATTACCGACAAGGTATCGAAACGATGTGGAAACACGGAGCAGATATTACAACTGGTGAATATAGTGCCATAGATCATAATCGCGAAACCGTACATATTGCAACACCGTATGATGATATTATCCTTAAACTCAACCATAAACTAAACGGCACTTATATTTATTATGGTCGTCAAGGTGCCCAAAAAAGACAATTACAAGCCGAACAAGATAGTAATGCAAAGTCATATAGTTCTGCAAATGCTGTAAGTCGAACTGTTAGTAAGAGCTCTGGTTTTTATAAAAACAAAAGCTGGGATTTAATTGATGCCGCAGAAGATGAAGCTTTTGAAGTAGAAAAAGTAGCAAAAGATCAATTACCAAAAGAGCTTAAAGGAAAATCTAAAGCGGAATTAAAGCAATATATCGCAGAAAAAGGTACTGCACGTAAAGAGATACAACAAAAAATTAAAGAGTTAAATAAAAAGCGTGTATTATACATTAAAGACAACAGTAAAAAAGATGATACAAATCTTGAAGCTGCTTTACTGAATGCAATCAAAAAGCAAGGAAGAAAAAAGTCTTTTTCCTGGGAAGAATAA
- a CDS encoding histidine kinase, whose product MKKIGLLIVFLWFLPVLVLGQERIKMKRPESMSIKGSVKEKSTRKAVRDVEVTVLGKGSVKTDIFGNFKIEARIGDELVITHDSFNTIRYTIKDGQKIDVEVQDNPAEVKSSSISKQKSESRYQKNLKSAKRSLKKDAATSIEYITNALETIRDDDPTSGGKKAELFESLADIYKYWKQPDLAESNYLISLKNKYSTDVKIKLANAQLEGKNYQAALNTFDQLLRSRLNNTQKAIVYEGLGDSHKGLQNYPDAITNYNKALSISQRKKLDNRVILLNSKLAEVLQQEGNIRDAEEYLDNSVQLAQQKDKKTSARQRSTAADFYNKSNSYGKEIQLRKEALEDIEEIEETNENEGPAPVEDNSLTTQVQNYKIASAFAAQEAYDEAIPYLKESIKEAESKNDLIVQKDATRKLGEVYREKGELEKASNAFEEYEVIIDKLYIQKDQEISQAARFSRELAQRANRITTLEKDRELNEAKYELAFASQEIANQQSIRQQIVIYFLIGLTVLLLLAAYLMYRNMKQQRYANNLLALKSLRSQMNPHFIFNALNSVNTFIATSDERTANRYLTDFSLLMRAVLENSEEDFIPLEKEIELLNLYVQLEHFRFQDKFEYTVEVDPEIDINEYVIPPMLLQPYVENAVWHGLRYKTEKGLLSIRFQKTTSESIEITITDDGIGRKKSKELKTQNQKLQKSRGMGNIKKRIAILNEMYKDKVDVFISDLDDNTEGTQVKLILKKDK is encoded by the coding sequence ATGAAGAAGATTGGTTTGTTAATAGTATTTCTTTGGTTCCTTCCTGTATTGGTTTTGGGGCAAGAACGTATTAAAATGAAGCGACCAGAATCAATGAGTATCAAAGGTTCTGTGAAAGAAAAGAGTACTCGAAAAGCGGTTAGAGATGTAGAAGTAACTGTGCTAGGGAAAGGAAGTGTGAAAACTGATATTTTTGGTAATTTTAAGATTGAAGCTCGTATTGGAGATGAACTTGTAATTACTCATGATAGTTTTAATACAATTCGATATACTATCAAAGATGGTCAAAAAATTGATGTTGAAGTACAGGACAACCCTGCGGAGGTTAAATCATCATCAATTTCAAAACAAAAAAGTGAATCTAGATATCAGAAAAATCTAAAATCAGCAAAAAGATCTTTAAAAAAAGACGCAGCTACGAGTATAGAATATATTACTAATGCTTTAGAAACTATACGAGATGATGATCCTACATCAGGGGGTAAAAAAGCCGAATTGTTTGAGTCATTAGCGGATATTTATAAGTATTGGAAACAACCCGATCTTGCTGAAAGTAATTACCTCATAAGCCTCAAAAATAAATATAGCACTGATGTAAAAATTAAATTAGCTAATGCACAATTAGAAGGTAAAAATTACCAGGCAGCTTTAAATACTTTTGACCAGTTACTGCGATCTAGATTAAATAATACTCAAAAGGCCATTGTCTATGAAGGTTTAGGAGATAGTCATAAGGGACTACAAAATTACCCTGATGCTATTACTAATTATAATAAAGCCCTTTCTATAAGCCAGAGAAAAAAACTGGATAATAGAGTGATTTTATTAAATTCTAAGCTAGCTGAAGTGTTACAGCAGGAAGGAAATATTAGAGATGCTGAAGAGTATTTGGATAATTCGGTACAGTTAGCACAACAGAAGGATAAAAAAACATCGGCACGACAAAGATCTACTGCAGCAGATTTTTATAATAAGAGTAATAGTTATGGTAAAGAAATACAATTAAGAAAAGAAGCACTTGAGGATATCGAAGAGATTGAAGAAACTAATGAAAATGAAGGCCCGGCACCAGTGGAAGATAACTCTTTAACTACTCAAGTACAGAATTATAAGATTGCCAGTGCCTTTGCTGCACAAGAAGCATATGATGAGGCTATTCCATACCTGAAAGAAAGTATTAAGGAAGCAGAATCAAAAAATGATCTAATTGTTCAAAAAGATGCCACCCGAAAACTGGGAGAAGTCTATCGAGAAAAAGGAGAGTTAGAAAAAGCATCGAACGCCTTTGAAGAATACGAGGTAATTATCGATAAGTTATATATACAGAAAGATCAGGAGATATCACAGGCAGCTCGTTTTAGTAGAGAGTTAGCACAGAGAGCGAATAGAATTACCACACTAGAGAAAGATAGAGAGCTAAATGAAGCAAAATACGAATTGGCATTTGCTTCTCAAGAAATAGCAAATCAGCAAAGTATACGACAACAGATTGTAATATATTTTTTGATTGGATTGACAGTTTTATTACTTCTTGCTGCATATTTGATGTATCGTAATATGAAACAACAACGATATGCAAATAACCTGTTGGCTTTAAAATCATTGCGTTCCCAAATGAATCCGCATTTTATTTTTAATGCTTTGAATTCTGTAAATACATTTATAGCAACAAGTGATGAAAGAACAGCAAATCGATACCTTACTGATTTTTCATTATTGATGAGAGCTGTTTTAGAGAACAGTGAAGAAGATTTTATTCCTTTGGAGAAAGAGATAGAACTCTTGAATTTATATGTGCAATTAGAACATTTTAGATTTCAGGATAAATTTGAATATACGGTTGAGGTTGATCCAGAAATTGATATTAATGAGTATGTGATTCCTCCTATGTTATTACAACCATATGTAGAAAATGCTGTATGGCACGGATTACGATACAAAACTGAAAAAGGCCTGCTTTCGATACGTTTTCAAAAAACAACATCTGAGAGTATAGAAATTACAATTACTGATGATGGAATAGGGCGTAAAAAATCTAAAGAATTGAAAACGCAAAATCAAAAACTTCAAAAATCCAGAGGAATGGGTAATATCAAAAAGAGAATTGCAATCCTTAATGAAATGTATAAAGATAAGGTTGATGTATTTATCTCAGATCTCGATGATAATACAGAAGGAACGCAGGTAAAATTAATTCTTAAGAAAGACAAGTAA
- a CDS encoding LytTR family DNA-binding domain-containing protein, whose translation MNLTAIIVDDETNSRAILRNYLGKYCPSVTILGEAASVKETLVLLESHTPDMLFLDVEMPYGNAFDLLEQVPDRAFEIVFVTAYDHYAVDALNAQATYYLLKPIAIDNLIKAVDHVSYIKQREAALLDTVLVPKVTTVEGKITIPQQDGFEVLQISDILYCEADDNYTKIYLGKGQKLVSKTLKYFEESLNTHGFVRTHKSYLVNVSKITRYRKGKGGSIVLSSGKELAVSSSKKGTLLNYFK comes from the coding sequence ATGAACTTAACCGCAATCATAGTAGATGATGAAACTAATAGCCGAGCTATACTTAGAAATTATTTAGGTAAATATTGCCCGTCAGTTACCATTTTGGGAGAGGCTGCTAGCGTAAAAGAAACATTGGTGTTGCTAGAATCTCATACTCCTGATATGTTATTTTTGGATGTAGAGATGCCTTATGGCAATGCATTTGATCTATTGGAACAAGTGCCCGACCGTGCATTCGAAATTGTTTTTGTAACGGCCTATGATCATTATGCGGTAGATGCCCTAAATGCTCAGGCAACCTATTACCTGTTAAAACCTATTGCAATTGATAATCTTATCAAAGCTGTTGATCATGTAAGCTATATCAAGCAACGAGAAGCTGCTCTTTTGGATACTGTTTTAGTTCCTAAAGTGACTACAGTAGAAGGTAAAATAACTATCCCACAACAAGATGGTTTTGAGGTTCTACAGATTTCTGATATTCTATATTGCGAAGCCGATGATAATTATACAAAAATTTACCTGGGTAAAGGTCAGAAGCTGGTGAGTAAAACGCTTAAGTATTTCGAAGAATCCCTAAATACCCATGGGTTTGTAAGAACTCATAAAAGCTATTTGGTGAATGTGAGTAAAATAACACGATACCGTAAAGGGAAGGGGGGGAGCATTGTACTTTCTTCAGGTAAAGAGTTAGCTGTGTCTTCCTCTAAAAAAGGAACATTATTGAATTATTTTAAATAA
- the murI gene encoding glutamate racemase: MTSHCFFIFGINYHVIMQDQPIGIFDSGVGGTTIWKEIASLLPYEDTIFLADSKYAPYGKRSKEEITALSIKNTEKLLDLNCKIIVVACNTATTNAIKTLRSTYNIPIIGIEPAIKPAAIYTKTKKVGVLATKGTLSSELFVKTSDLYTQDIEVIEVIGTGLVELIEKGKIDTDEMYELLHSYITPMLNKNIDHLVLGCTHYPYLIPLLKKMLPNQITIIDSGEAVARQTKAVLIANNLLNPNLKIGKHTLYTNGNVDILKNILHENTITYTAKTLDF; the protein is encoded by the coding sequence ATGACATCTCACTGTTTTTTTATTTTTGGGATAAATTATCATGTGATTATGCAAGATCAACCTATTGGTATATTTGATTCAGGTGTTGGCGGAACAACAATCTGGAAAGAAATCGCCTCTCTATTACCTTATGAGGATACTATCTTTCTGGCTGATAGCAAATATGCTCCTTACGGTAAACGCAGTAAAGAAGAGATTACCGCATTAAGCATTAAAAACACCGAAAAACTCCTTGATTTAAATTGTAAAATCATTGTAGTTGCGTGTAATACCGCGACTACAAATGCCATAAAAACACTACGATCTACTTACAACATACCAATTATTGGTATTGAGCCAGCTATAAAACCAGCAGCTATTTATACCAAGACAAAAAAAGTAGGTGTACTTGCTACAAAAGGCACTTTATCTAGTGAATTATTTGTCAAAACATCTGATTTGTATACTCAGGATATCGAAGTCATTGAAGTCATTGGTACTGGATTGGTAGAGCTTATCGAAAAAGGCAAGATAGATACAGATGAAATGTACGAATTACTTCATTCTTATATTACTCCTATGCTTAACAAAAACATAGATCATTTAGTCCTTGGATGTACACATTACCCTTATTTGATCCCGCTGCTAAAAAAAATGCTTCCCAACCAGATTACAATTATCGATTCGGGAGAAGCGGTTGCACGACAAACTAAAGCTGTGTTGATCGCAAATAATCTTTTAAATCCAAACCTCAAAATAGGCAAACATACTTTATACACTAATGGCAATGTAGACATACTAAAGAATATATTGCATGAAAATACTATTACGTATACTGCTAAAACTTTAGATTTTTAA
- a CDS encoding OmpH family outer membrane protein — MKQFRTLLVAIALIIGTSSFMNAQSKVAHIASQELVEAMPAFKAAKSEIEKLNKTYDAEIRNMVLELQNTIKKYSQEAETKTDEENLKRQQEVQATEKSINDYRTNALQDLQKKEIELMKPIYEQARTSIQKVARAQGFQYVLDSTTGTGVIMADGKNLMADVKKDLGI; from the coding sequence ATGAAACAATTTAGAACATTACTAGTAGCTATCGCACTTATCATAGGAACTTCAAGTTTTATGAATGCTCAATCTAAAGTAGCGCATATCGCGTCACAAGAGCTTGTAGAAGCGATGCCTGCTTTTAAAGCTGCAAAAAGTGAGATCGAAAAATTGAATAAGACTTATGATGCAGAAATTAGAAATATGGTGTTAGAGTTACAAAACACTATCAAAAAATATTCTCAGGAAGCTGAAACTAAAACTGACGAAGAAAACTTAAAAAGACAGCAAGAAGTACAGGCTACAGAGAAAAGTATCAACGACTATAGAACAAATGCACTTCAGGATCTTCAGAAAAAAGAGATCGAATTAATGAAGCCTATTTATGAACAAGCACGTACATCTATCCAAAAAGTAGCAAGAGCACAAGGTTTTCAATATGTATTAGATTCTACAACAGGAACCGGAGTAATTATGGCTGATGGTAAAAACCTAATGGCAGATGTAAAAAAAGACTTAGGTATCTAA